TCCACCTTTTTAATTTCCATCGCATCCTCAAGCGGTTGACCATAGGCGGTGGTGAGTTTTTCCTCACTTTCCGTCACTGGCTGATATTGGATGGCTGGTGGAGCAGTTTGCGGTGAAACCTCCGAAGTGGGGGTTTGCGATCGCAGTGGAATTACCGAATGAATCGGTTCCGGATCACGATTCAGAGGAATCACTTCCTGAGGTCGAACGTATTCTTCCTCATCCGTGCGATCGCCCGTCTGAGATCGCGTACTGTACGAAGGAACGAAGTAGCTCGACGTTTGTGGTGGCAGCACCGTCGTTACGGTCGTTTCCTGTTCGTAGGTCGGATCACTATAATACGTGGCGTATTTCCGTGTCACCTGTTGCTGAGGGTCTACTGAGTCTAGCGGGACCTCATTAGCCAGGGTCGTGGAGATGAGGCGCTCCGACGGATCTTCGTACGTTTCCTGGTAACTAAGAGTGGTCGAAGGCGTCGTAGCGATCGTTGTCGAAGGAGGTGTCGTAGTTGGTGCCGGGGCACCTTGTCCCTGTGGACGAATGACAGGGTAGTTTTGTTTCAGCACGTCTCGCTGGTAGTCAAGGTTCTCTTCCTCCTTTCGTGGACCACGTGGGGTAGTTGTGCGACTGCGGTTACGTCCGCGTGATGCCGGGCGTTCCTCATTGTTCGGTACGTAACGCGAGCGTGACCGTGAGATCGGTGCCCGTGTGCTTGGAGCCGAGTTCTCACCCGTTTCGGCATTAAAAGCTGGTGCAGGTGTAGTACGCGAAGGATGTGGTCGACGTTGCCGCTGAAGTGGTCTTCTGGTAGTTGTGGTTGCGGGTTCTGCAGCGTAAGAGTCAGCTGCCGAAGAAGCAGTGGTTGTACGGTGCAATTGCTTGCGGAAATGAGGTCCTCGTGTGTTTCCAGCTGTTGACGCCGGAGAGTCCGGAGTCTTTGGAGACCACTGATCGTCCATCAGTGCATTCACGAGTCCGGGCAGGTTGGCGCTGATCGGTGGCAACTCCGAGGGAATGCTGTAGTGTTGCTGATCGGTAGTGCCTTGGGTCGGTTCAACCGTAACCGTAGTCGGTTCGCTGGTAGTGATAACTTCCACTGAGTAGCGTGGCGCATCATTGTACGAATCCGTCTCGTACTTGTACTTGTTGATGTAGCTTGTTCCGGTGGTACCTACGGTGGTCGGGAAGCTCGTTTCATATTTCGGTTCACGCTCGTAAAACTTACTACGATGATCGAAATCGCGGAAGAATGCGTCCTGGGTGGTAAATGTCGAAGGAGTCGTCGTTCCAGCCGTAGTTCCGGCAGCGGTTGACGATGGGTTGTAGTACGTGCTTACATATTTACTGTGCCTGTTTGCTCCAGTGTCCTCGTTAATGGCAGCTGCCGCCGTGAAGTAGTTGTTTCGAACGACCTGTCGATCGACACCACCGCTGCCCGGAAGGCTTGTGGTGATCGTCGTCTTGATCATCTCGTCTGTCTGATGCTGTGAAGGATGGTTGAAAAAATCCAGGAAGCCGTGATCAACTACTGAAGACTTGACATTGTTTGGTCGAACTGAGTCAACTAGCTTGAATTTGTGCAcaaactgctgctgttgttgttcctGTGGCTTGCTTTCGCTCAGCGGTGCCGGCGTCGTCGGTTGATGGTGATGCGGACGGCGACTTCGGAAGTTCTCCTCACGGAAATGCGTTCTCATGCGTTCCGCTTCAAACTGCAATTGAGCTGTGGTCGGACGCTCTGTCGTTGTCGTTGTTGCCAATAGAGTCGTTGCagaatcttcttcttcttgcggATAGAACGATGGTGGAATTTTTTGATCTGGCATTGGCTTGAAATCGAACTGACGCGTACTTCCGTAAGATCGGAACGAGTAGTTAGGAGTGGTTGGAGCTGGAGTACCGGTTGTCGTTGGCTTCTTTGTCTTGGCAAGGTTGAAGTATTCCTCATTTACGCTGGGATGGCGACTTGAGCTTGGGCCGTTAAACGAGCTATATTGCCCAACTCCGCGATCATTcaaggatgatgatgaaacgGGTTTACCCGTTGGCGAGGTATAGTGATCTGCGTCGTAGATCGGCTTTCCCGTGGCACCCAACGTGACGGACGCTTTTGTTGGACTGACATCGTCGGCAAAATTTAAGGTCGATGGCGTGTAATACTGCACATTGCTAGGCGCCGTTGGTCTCGTGTAGAAGGTGTTATGCTCCAAGGAATTACCGTTGTTGGAGCTGCTCTGGCGCACGATTATCGAGCCAACGTGTGGCGGAGGAAGAGCAATCTTAGAGAATCCACTGGGAGTTTTGTAACTCAGTGGTGCCACGAAGAATGGAAGATCTTCGATCTTGCGATTGGAACGGTTAGACGTAAGATCTACACTGGACAGGTATGGCAAATCGAATCGGGAGTAGCTCTTGGACGGTGCCAAACCGGACGGTCCGATGAAGACTTTCGGCGTGTTCTTACCAAAGGCGTCCAGCACCGCGATCTCGTTGATGTTCTTTAGCCCGCCGAGTGCGTCACCGGTAGAAAGCTTGCTCTGCCGGCCATCGTTGTAGAGGAACAACGCAAGTGGTGGTTGATTTGGTTTCGGTTTGGATGATGTACCACCGAAGGTGGACGTGGATGAGCGGGATAACGCTGGAGCCGGCGTTTCCGGAGCACTGGTGAAGCGCGGGGCAAACGTAGCGGCACTCGTTCTTGGTGGCTTGGGCGTCGTGGTAGTCGTACCGGCAGTGTAGAAATCATTTATCAACGATGGGCTAACCGGTTGCGGAAGCGCATTGAAGCGATTGTTCTCGGGCGGTGGTTGCGACTGCTTCTGGTTGTACAGTGTCTCGACGGGCACGTAGAGTAGCTGCACTTCTTCTTGCGAAACGGCCCCACCACTCGGACCGGACTGCGGACCGGCCGGCTGAGCGTCCAGTTCTGGTTGGCGTATGTGCTGGTACGAAAATGGTTGATCGAGAATCgacggttgctgctgttgttgtagcGGCTGTTGCTTGTCTTCCTGGATCAGCGCTTCAGAGATGGGGGACTTCGAGAGGAACTGCTGTTCGAAAGGGTTCGTTGAGGCGATCGGTTGTTgtgggggtggtggtggtggtggtggatgcTGTATCGTTTGTCCTGCGAATGGTGAGGTTCGTTGGAAGCTGGTCAAGTGAAACGGTTGCTCTAGCAGCTCTTGGGCCGGTTGGTGCTGCTGGGGTGCGGGTTGTTGCAGCAAGAAGCGGTTCGATTGCGGAAACTGATGGTTCAGGAAGGTGAAATGATGCTGCTGTGCTTGTGCCGCATTGTCCGGACCAAGGAACGTCTGCTGAGGGGCGGCGAAGTAGTTCAGTACTCGTGCACCAGCCTGGCGTTCGGAAATTGGCCGAGACAGGGGAATCCAATCATTACCGGTCGCCGGACCTCCGGTGAATTCCGTCAACTGGCGTGACCATCTCTCGCCAGCTGATGCAAAGGGACATATCGCGATGGCGACTAGCGCTACCGCCAATGTGATCGTGCGCCACGAGCCCAAGGTCAGCCCTAAGGTTCGTCGTTTTTCTCTCATCGTTGTGGTTGTGGTTTGTGTCCTGGAGAACGACCGGGATTGgacgaaagaaggaaaaaggtggaaaattgCGTTATATCAGTACTATACTAATTACTACAATGCTAATTAATGTTGATCCAAGTATGGCGTGTCGATGCGTACGCATCGttcggttgttgttgtgcatGTTAAGCCCTCGTCTTAGTGCCGCTTTCTTGAAGATGTTGTTACGTGTTTGACGAAGCGTGTCATATTCGTATTGTCTTTCAATATCGGATGCGGTGGTGAAGTGCAGTAATTACAGTGGCCGTGGCCGTGTGGgtgttttcgcttttcttttcacgGTAAGTTAATGGTACACAAGCcgtgcgtctgtgtgtgttttaaaatgcatttttctaTGATTTCTGATTTTGCAGGCAGCGAGATGCCAGCAAGTACAGCAAGAAAGCGTGAGCAGAGCAACGCAAGGagtgtggaaaaaaattatctcaaCCGTAAGTAGATCGTAAAATACGCCACACCATCCCGGGAGGGTGTTGGTTATGCTCGAAATGTAGCAGCAGTTTAAGCATTGGCGATTGTACGATGGGGAAAAAGTCTTTTCCAAGTCTTAGTGCAATTTGCCGTTCTCAAAcggtttattaaaaaaaagcctaCAGAAGGGCGTTTCACTTTTGCAGCTTGTTTTCACTAAATCTCCATAATCGTTGTATCGGAGAGCAAAACTGCACTGCAGAAAGGTTGGTTTAAAGAGTGTCTTGAGCTTGAGCAAGCTATATTTACTAAAAATGAGATGAAAATACACCAGCtgacctttttttaattgactGTCGTCATAAATCTTTACTACAGGATAGAGCTTTTAAGCAATCTGTCGCAAAGTACTTAGCTTATCAATTCAACGACTTATCGCGTCACAAGTTACGGTACAGCAGCAACACTGGTTACGGTGAGCAACCGGAACTAAGACCGGTACCTCATTGGACTACATTTGCGTATGGAATTGCAGTCCAGGCGTAACATCCTGCTGAGAGATGAGAAATTGAACTGCATCCAAGCCACGGGAGTACGTTTGTTTATCGACCAGAAGCGGCCTCCATACATGACATGCAGAGTAAAGGCAAAATCGACTTCCAGATTGCTTAactatttatttgcttttgcaaGCGCAGATCCGGCCTCCCGGTGTGGCATGTTGTGATGAATTTCCCCCCTACTAACCGGGCAGAGCAGGTGACAAAAAGGTCGGACGCAAGCGAAGCGATAGAGCGGGACAAGAAGGCATCTGATTTTAATGTCGCCTTCAGTCCACTGCACACTGAGAAAACATTGGTGCTGGAAGGCAAAACGGGCAGAAATCCGGTTCCATTCAACAACAATCAGCCCCAAAGTACCCTTCACAGCCGGGAAGCATGTCGTCATCGTGCCCGTTTCCCGATCGTGTCCCAATGAAGGTGAAAGTGATTGGTAGCAGGTCGTTCAGTAGGAATAATGGAATCACCCCTTCGAAAAACTTATTCGCTTCGTTCCATAGCGAGTGAGTGTGATTGTTTCTGTCCCGGGATATGTTGCACCTTAAGTTCAACATATTCTGAACGTGTGTCattaattctttatttttgcgaACCAGAATAACCTGCTAATTTATCCTTGAAGATCCTAGTTTTATCCTTTCACTAAGAACAACCAAGGATAGTCGGCAGGATAAATACAGTCTTCGATCAAGAGCCGACGAATGCTCAAAGTCTTTGACTAGTGCATAAGCGAAAGTTTGGAAAACCAAGGAAAACAGCACCTGCCATTTGCACTTGCACAAGAAAATTGGCCAAACGGGGCCGGAATGCAACTATTTGCACCCAATTTTCCGGTCCCTGTCCCCGCATGGCATTGTTTACTCACATGCAAACAGGCACATccgttgtttgcttttttgcggATGAATGAAATTGTAATCCTAGGTAGTTTAAACGggggcttggtgcaaaaaaaaacctaaggcgCCGTAGTGGGAAACTAGATGACTTTGCAAACGAAAGTAAAAGCCAAAGCAATTGCATTGTGTTTTCCCCAGGTCTCTATCCCCGTGAGCGTAGCTttggggagagagaaaaaaaggctaaaAGACAATCGCACAAACGCGCAAGGGAGCAAAGTCCGCCTAAAGCAAGGGGCGTCATCGTGGCATGGACCTCAGAGATGGGTTTAAGCGGTACGATGATACCAAGTGTCATAATAATCCGTGGGAAATACGCTGCCGGCTTTACTGAACTGCTAGAGTTCACACATTATCGGGTTCTTgtggatgctttttttcttcttcatggaATGTCTGCTTTATGCTGCACGCATCGAGACATTACAACAGCACTAGCGGTTGCAGGAAGGCTAATTTCTTAACCTCGAGCGAAGTTACGGGCGTATCATTCCCGCTTTAGATTCAGGGTACTTTATTTTACTCCaaccaaacctttttttctttctacctAGATGTTCACATAAAGATCTCGGTTGTGTAACTTTCGCCTGGTACCGTCCGTTGAATGCGAGAACAAATGATTGCATCGTTTTCGAATCTTTTGTGTTCCACCTCGGCAGGCGATCGTCTGCGTTCTGATTGAGGAAATCTACTTGCTGGACGTTATAAAGCACTTTCAAGCAGGAAGAAAAGGGCTTTCCACATAGCTGATGATTAGCAGAGTCGTTAAGAAATCTCCCACTGGTTCGTCTGGTCACGTTAATGGTTTCCTCGTTCGCTCGACATTAGACGGGTATGGTCAAGATAAATTCAAGCCTCCAGCTGTTAAGTGGAAATCATCATCACGCGGGCATTCGTCAGAATGCCATCATTGTttatgtcattcgaatgggaGTGAGCTTTCGCTTTCGGTAGATACCATGTTGCGTTAATCCGACGTCTGGATGGGAGCCTGTTTGTTTGGATGCGTTTTTAAATGTTCACAGAATCGCTCTTTTATGGAGCCTGCTGTCTGTTGAAAGTTGATTAGTTTGTAGATGATCATTGCGTTCTTTCGTGGtgtattcttcttttttactgCTGCGCTGCTACCGATCACAGCCCTTATCGGTTTCTTTTGATGCATTATAACATTAGTTcaattttaatgggaatttatgATCATAAAAGATCACTCGAATGGCACCCGGTTAGCTTTACTATATTGCCTACTCTTGGTTGTGTAAAAAATGCTACTTTTtcctgcgctaaaactcaCACCACTGCCAATCATTCGTTCGACGCATACATGCACACCCTTGGAAAGTATTGATAGAAAGTGAACTTTCCTTCGGCGGTCACATGCGCCGAGAGCGATCGACGATAATACGTCAACTTCGTTCGTCAGCTTTCATCCCCCGCGCCAAGCACTGTCGAacgatattttttcttcttcgggaAAGATTTAAATTCGCTTTAGAAAACGAACCCCGCCGTGTACATTTGAGTGATTTAATTTGAATGGTAAGGGTGGCGTGTGCACAGTGGTAAATGATCACTCGCCTAAGGCCGGCATAATTCACACACACCCGGTGATGAAGATTTGAACGATgatgaaatttattcaatCGATTATGGTCGGGCTTTTGGGGGTGTGAAGGTTTATTTCTTTcccgttttccgttttttttccccagaTGGAGGAAGAAgcttaaataattaattcatcCGATGCGATTCGGGTAAGGATTGGGGGTGTAAATATTTAGTGTCGATTGTAGCAGAGGCTCAGTTTACTCACGACCGTAGCAGATACCATTCAGAGCAAATCCGAACAGTTTCATTCGCTTTTCGTTTCCGCGCGGGCTGCCGAACCGTTTGATGGTTAATTTGGAGCTGCTTAAACCATGATCGATGCAATCAATCCAAAGGCCTTTCAAGGGCGGGGAAATTGGAATGGTGGAAATCGGGATGAtatgaataaatttcaaaccCTTATTACCCCAGTCGTGTGGTGAGTTGCAGTCAAATTAAGATGATGATTTTCGAtagtttttgttatgttaatCATCTCTTTTTAGTAGCAAAACCCATGCTAAGGCGTTTTAAgcgttaaataaataatcagcTCTTAAGCATAATCAAATGATTACATCTCTTTTTTCACAAATCTAACAAAGCGAAGGACTGGAAACCACATGTCCTTGACCGGGCTCACATAAACCAATGCTCCTCGAATGACTCAGTTGTGATCGATTTCCCATGCCGAATGCATTCGATCTCGTGAACTGCTACCGCAACGATGAGTCACCGAGGCACGAAACGATTCCAAACCATGCAGTCATATTGATCACATTAATCTGACACCGTCATAAAAGCCAACCTGAACGCGCCAGACAGCCTTGGAAGTGGCTGGAATGCTGTACTTCGGATGAAAGTGAAACTGGACTCCTGTTTGCGTTTTGCGTTGGTGTGCGGCACCCATTTGTGTGGGTGTATTTATTCTCGTTTGTATTGTATGTACAACCATTTAAGTAAACGTTCGCCTGTAAGAGAAGGGTGTAatgcaacaaaacagcaattGAGAAATTCATTGAGGCATGAGTTAAAATATGTCTCATTGAGGTGTTTCACTGTTTTCTATTAGCATTGGCTCTGAATTCCATGAATCATGCAgtgttttgaaatattatttatgaGCAATGCTTTATTTTCTGTCTCAATTATTACCaaatttagcttttttttttatttcatctttttaTCTCCTAATTTTCTACCATCCAAAGGTTAGACTTCTAGCTGGCAGAAGCGAGCGTGATCAAGCTTTTATATGGTAGTCACGATCGAGCTTGAACTTGACAAATGAGTCTGCCTTTTTGTCCTGCTATAAAGGGAAACAATCGAAATCGGTTCACATTGTACAGAGCCACAGAGGCTACCCGTTGACATCACAagggtttttatttaataagcTTCCCCATTGGTTGTAACCACAAGATCCTTCTCTGAATCGACGAAAACTAAAGCTAAAACGAAAGCTGACCAACAGGCGAACATCATCGTACGGAAGGCTAGCGAATAAAACTTTTCTTgctgcggttttttttgtgcgcgGTCGTCGGTCTGCTACAGAAAAAGGGTTGTAAGACCCAATCCGCTTGCACGCTTCCATGCCAGTGCCAGTGGGGAATGGTTCTCAGGTGTGGATGTAAATATCTCGCAGCCAGAGGCAGCACTTTCACCTTCGATTATGAAATATGTTTACCACCCAAAATTGTGTTGCGGAATGTGTATCTCCTCCTGTTCTGTTGGCGAGCCGTTGGTCGAGGGAAAGAGGCTTAAATGCGATTTCGATTTtaataaaacgataaaaaaaacggtttacCGCCCTGAGCGAGGACGATGGTAACCACCGGGACGGATAGAGAGTGGCAAAATTGCACATTGGCAAAAGAAAGATTGGCATGATCGGTTCAATTATAGGGTGGTTCCTCTGCTCGGTTTCGGAAGtgtcaaaaatattaaaaaaaggtaaaaattgCAGATTTAACATCGTACACGGACAATGATTAATGTAGAAATGATGCGAAAGGATAGCGTAATGTGTCACTTACACAAACACCATGCATATTTCACATTCAGCTGTGAatgagagttttgttttgtataattttgtgaaaaattttacgcTTCACGGTGAACGAcgatgttcctttttttggtgcgtGATGATTGTTGgtgtattgttttaaattgcaaacaaaaaaaacagcgaacACAGGTGGCAATTTAtggttttgtaaattaaacgGTTCCGGTCGTCAACTCGCCATTAGCTTAACGAATGAAGACgaggaaattttgtttttgcttgagacggtttaaaataaatgcgaCAGCGCTGTGAATGTGTGAAGCTATGAATTTGATGATACAATAATTAAATTCCAATAATTTGAAACCATTTAAAGGGAAGTAATACTATTTCCGCACGCGCTTGGAAAATGGTGACCACCCCGCATGTACACGATCTGCAATGAAGCGAAACAATTGTACACCAAAAAGCATGgcacaaaacaatgaaacaatcTTCAATGTTTCTTGTGAAGGTTATGGGCAAAAGCTCGCACCCGGTGGTAAATGCTTGTGCGTTAATAATGTAATTGAACGTAATTTTCTCCAACAGCACTTCCTTGATGAAAATAACGaatagtgttttgtttgttaaaaagcaaaaatatattcaataaCTTCCAAATTTTCTGTAACCAGAGTTGTCTAATATCGTCAAAACCACTTCCAACATTCGTGATATCATCGATTCATACGAAACAAACAATGACGCTGTTTGCAATTACAGCCCCAATAAATGGAGACCAAGATTTGCATAAATAGATGTTTGACGTGTGTTGTGTCATGTTGTGTTCCAAATTTCCAGCTGCTCCCAATTGCCGGAGGCTGTCATGTCACATTCCAGGCGACAATTGCGGACGGCGGGAACACCCGGAGTTATTCAACATCCTAAGCTTCCTCGAAATTGGGTGCGTCCTTGAAAGACTCGACGGCCAATGTGTCGCCGAGTCACATTGATTTGAAGCGGATTACGCAATAGCCACGATTTGATTGTGATGCGTATCGCTATTGGGAATGTGCACGATCAGCGTTGATCAGCacgaaaaaaacagcaagCAGGTAGGGATATTCGGAGTGTAGAAAGAGAAATCCGGTTCCGGTGGGAGAAAGTGTCGCATTCTcgttgtgctgctgctgctactgctgtgATCGTGATGTAATGGCATGGTGATCATGTGAAATCCCACGTTCGTCGATCGAGATCACTTTTGAACGCAACACATTCGATGtcgttgtatgttttttttggactGCACGTAGTACGTGACAGCATGGTGTAAAAATTTAATGGTTCATTAATTTCGTGATCCATTCCGAACTATTTCCACGATATAGAAAGGGGAAAGATACTTCATTACTCCTATGCCTTAGTATCTGCATACAGAGATCTGGTTTACGTTTGTCAAACTGTGTTACAATTCCGTGTGGTCTTCACAAGCCCATGTTGAACAATGGTAAACCAGTGGACATCTTTATGATGCTGCAGATTACCATCAGCGGACATGATCGTTCGGGGCACACGTTTGCCCTCCGGACCATCAGTGACATCgatcaacaaaacataaccGCAGGGAGGAGATTAAAAGATGAAGCAATTACTGcaaaaacatgaagaaaaaaaacggaaccaccTGGCGAAGGTAATTGTGCATCGGCAACGACAACGACGCGACGCGGGCATTAATGTTTCAATCGGTGCACGAGACCGCAAAACTCAGCcaggtttttttgtaatgttatATTTCGAATGGTTCTTTCTTGGTTTGTTTGAATCGCACCATTGTTGCGCCATGTCAGGCCGTTTGTTAACGTTTCATCAACGTGCGATGTCGCTTGTTTGCCTCTGCTACAGATTGCCCCGGAGTGCTCTCGAGCGTGATTGATGCTGTTACTACCGTTGTGCTGCTAGGCTTGTCTAacctggcttttttttcgtttgttgcgtTCTCTATGTGCGCACTCCACCGAGATGATTGTGCTAGCTCATGCGCATGAAGTCGGCGAAAGGATTTGGAAGGATGCTGCCAACACACGCGGGTTGAGcagcttttgttttggggGTAAGTTTCACTAATAGAGCTGGCAGTGCCTCACCAGTATGCAGTGGTACATCGCaacgcagaagaaaaaaatgaatgtgtACGGTGTGTGGAGCACATTAAAGCCCTGGGCTGCTGCGTGCGCACTTGGTAAAGGTGGAATATGGCATTTTTAGCAACGCCTAATAGTGGCTGCAGAGGTACTTAAGTACAACTCGCTCTCACCTTGGTGTTGATGGcatagcgaaaaa
The DNA window shown above is from Anopheles funestus chromosome 3RL, idAnoFuneDA-416_04, whole genome shotgun sequence and carries:
- the LOC125768224 gene encoding mucin-12, with protein sequence MREKRRTLGLTLGSWRTITLAVALVAIAICPFASAGERWSRQLTEFTGGPATGNDWIPLSRPISERQAGARVLNYFAAPQQTFLGPDNAAQAQQHHFTFLNHQFPQSNRFLLQQPAPQQHQPAQELLEQPFHLTSFQRTSPFAGQTIQHPPPPPPPPQQPIASTNPFEQQFLSKSPISEALIQEDKQQPLQQQQQPSILDQPFSYQHIRQPELDAQPAGPQSGPSGGAVSQEEVQLLYVPVETLYNQKQSQPPPENNRFNALPQPVSPSLINDFYTAGTTTTTPKPPRTSAATFAPRFTSAPETPAPALSRSSTSTFGGTSSKPKPNQPPLALFLYNDGRQSKLSTGDALGGLKNINEIAVLDAFGKNTPKVFIGPSGLAPSKSYSRFDLPYLSSVDLTSNRSNRKIEDLPFFVAPLSYKTPSGFSKIALPPPHVGSIIVRQSSSNNGNSLEHNTFYTRPTAPSNVQYYTPSTLNFADDVSPTKASVTLGATGKPIYDADHYTSPTGKPVSSSSLNDRGVGQYSSFNGPSSSRHPSVNEEYFNLAKTKKPTTTGTPAPTTPNYSFRSYGSTRQFDFKPMPDQKIPPSFYPQEEEDSATTLLATTTTTERPTTAQLQFEAERMRTHFREENFRSRRPHHHQPTTPAPLSESKPQEQQQQQFVHKFKLVDSVRPNNVKSSVVDHGFLDFFNHPSQHQTDEMIKTTITTSLPGSGGVDRQVVRNNYFTAAAAINEDTGANRHSKYVSTYYNPSSTAAGTTAGTTTPSTFTTQDAFFRDFDHRSKFYEREPKYETSFPTTVGTTGTSYINKYKYETDSYNDAPRYSVEVITTSEPTTVTVEPTQGTTDQQHYSIPSELPPISANLPGLVNALMDDQWSPKTPDSPASTAGNTRGPHFRKQLHRTTTASSAADSYAAEPATTTTRRPLQRQRRPHPSRTTPAPAFNAETGENSAPSTRAPISRSRSRYVPNNEERPASRGRNRSRTTTPRGPRKEEENLDYQRDVLKQNYPVIRPQGQGAPAPTTTPPSTTIATTPSTTLSYQETYEDPSERLISTTLANEVPLDSVDPQQQVTRKYATYYSDPTYEQETTVTTVLPPQTSSYFVPSYSTRSQTGDRTDEEEYVRPQEVIPLNRDPEPIHSVIPLRSQTPTSEVSPQTAPPAIQYQPVTESEEKLTTAYGQPLEDAMEIKKVEITPRPRRPGLVSRQRDSQQSYASRTTTERTTTVRTTTPEPATSGAGSRTSSGRRPAFVRRPSRLYATTTVSPITTAGYSNEQQQQSTQGSYTVRTKNRQDILRGRTRRPTTTTEPAAAATTASPEAPVTRAFGRGSNLRRISPTLRSRQEQTIAATTQQPSTAASSSSGPRFRIRERTRFNLQPQESQWSTKLNQNSFQPVLKTESRANDLEQENVSTEPEPEIVTASRDSEMYFVNVSSNYGQKGSNSNQEANAEDSTENSVPSFADLLNDVMKDFIDDNSQKKPERDSDEKDQVSSEEQRRPVANFRNNFLRKRGRSKVVDSFETAESQHINQAAQVYNGPSHLGESLKSIDHVGLSGKNVPQQINAKYADGQRQQFDELENTAQEQATVAPEEEPKETETEEASVEIVTGFADVGTGTTSAPPSTTTTTIKPTDEVPTLASLEQTSTNLPQQQDRAEVTTEPPATGEPVVYDDEPAFLVSDDEETKKKVSDGIFADVKKTISDLYKMAEHDSETEEMVDGGEPDEVEDEDFQPTEDPLSLGGGNEEQFASTTDISPSETQFVQVTAEPPTFVNPMGSLVIPTSVSNGITHETEICYRGRCIKTEDDKRKRKFKLN